The following are encoded together in the Bos mutus isolate GX-2022 chromosome 3, NWIPB_WYAK_1.1, whole genome shotgun sequence genome:
- the CD1E gene encoding T-cell surface glycoprotein CD1e, membrane-associated: MLPLLPLLFKGLLCHGASTVGLQVPGPHHLAAEESPSFRLIQISSFANHSWTKTQGSGWLGDLQTHGWDSVLASIRFLRPWSQGNFSKEELKNIQALLQLYFHSFPREVQAYASQFQFEYPFELQVSFGCLIHTGKALETFLNGAYQGLDFLSFQENSWKPSPEAGSRAENVCKVLNHYRVIKEIVQRLLSDTCPRFLAGVLEAGKAELEKQVKPEAWVSKGPSPGPGRLLLVCHVSGFHPKPIWVMWMRGKQKHPGTRRGDVLPNADGTWYLRVTLDVAAGEAAGLSCQVKHSSLGGQDIIIHWDGYSVFWILICLIVIVTLVMLVIVDSLFKKQSSNQDVFSISHPAFPIGAKTQDPRNSGHQLCLAQESWIKNKLLKKWKARLNQL; this comes from the exons ATGCTGCCTCTGCTGCCTCTGCTCTTCAAGGGACTTCTCTGCCATGGGGCAAGCACAGTGG gtCTTCAGGTTCCAGGACCCCATCATCTGGCTGCAGAAGAATCCCCCTCCTTCCGCTTGATCCAGATCTCCTCCTTTGCCAACCACAGCTGGACGAAGACCCAGGGCTCAGGCTGGCTGGGCGACCTGCAGACTCATGGCTGGGATAGTGTCTTGGCCAGCATCCGCTTTCTGAGGCCCTGGTCCCAGGGTAACTTCAGCAAGGAGGAACTGAAGAACATCCAGGCACTCTTACAGCTGTACTTCCACAGTTTCCCACGGGAAGTGCAGGCCTATGCCAGTCAGTTTCAGTTTGAAT ACCCCTTTGAGCTCCAGGTATCATTTGGATGTTTAATTCATACTGGGAAGGCTTTGGAAACCTTCTTAAATGGAGCATATCAAGGATTAGATTTCCTGAGTTTCCAAGAAAATTCCTGGAAGCCATCTCCAGAAGCAGGAAGTCGAGCTGAGAATGTCTGTAAGGTGCTCAACCACTACCGAGTTATTAAAGAAATTGTGCAGAGGCTTCTCAGTGACACCTGTCCTCGGTTTCTGGCAGGAGTCCTTGAAGCAGGGAAGGCAGAACTGGAAAAACAAG TGAAGCCAGAGGCTTGGGTGTCCAAAGGCCCCAGTCCTGGGCCTGGCCGTCTGTTGTTGGTGTGCCATGTCTCTGGCTTTCATCCAAAGCCCATATGGGTGATGTGGATGAGGGGTAAGCAGAAGCACCCAGGGACTCGACGAGGTGATGTCTTGCCCAATGCTGATGGGACCTGGTATCTCCGAGTAACCCTGGATGTGGCAGCTGGGGAGGCGGCTGGCCTGAGTTGCCAAGTGAAGCACAGCAGCCTAGGAGGCCAGGACATCATCATCCACTGGG ATGGATACTCCGTATTCTGGATATTGATCTGCTTAATTGTAATAGTTACCTTGGTCATGTTGGTTATAGTTGATTCAttgtttaaaaagcagag CTCAAATCAGGATGTCTTCTCTATCTCCCACCCTGCCTTTCCCATAGGAGCCAAAACCCAAGACCCCAGGAATTCAGGACATCAGCTCTGCTTGGCACAGGAATCATGGATCAAAA